One genomic window of Desulfuromonas sp. AOP6 includes the following:
- a CDS encoding TRAP transporter substrate-binding protein, whose amino-acid sequence MKKFSSLLLTLVALTWAGTALAADPNDPLAAWKPAFDPKGAEYTYILSNVSHPAIEGVGVGYRIRDKVWERSGGRLFVDFRPLSQLGGEKDVISKLKMGAIQGMLSSSVAAANVSDKLGIVNLPYVVDSFDKLDRFRQSEELFGEFKQSALSSGIMVVDITGYGTYGWATTTPVRNLEDAKKVNFRIAQAPVNTDIYKSWGLKFTVMPWPDVPQALQTGVINGLDHTPIVCNITKKFDVAKYFTQVDYAQGLFVHLMNKRWFDKLPQDLQTVLIDVIEEESAASRDRTRTQHDEQVAAAKAKGVEFFALSAEDRARLVEMAAPVYESWGAKIGPDYLQKVRTVLGP is encoded by the coding sequence ATGAAAAAGTTCTCTTCGCTTCTGCTGACCCTCGTCGCTCTGACCTGGGCCGGGACTGCCCTGGCCGCAGACCCCAATGATCCCCTGGCCGCCTGGAAGCCTGCTTTTGATCCGAAAGGGGCCGAGTACACCTATATCCTCTCCAACGTCTCCCACCCCGCTATCGAAGGGGTCGGAGTCGGCTACCGTATTCGCGATAAAGTCTGGGAGCGCAGCGGCGGCCGCCTTTTTGTAGACTTTCGCCCCCTTTCCCAGCTTGGCGGCGAGAAGGATGTCATCAGCAAACTAAAAATGGGGGCCATTCAGGGGATGCTCTCCTCTTCCGTAGCTGCCGCCAATGTCTCTGACAAGCTCGGCATCGTCAACCTTCCCTACGTCGTCGACAGCTTTGACAAACTCGACCGTTTCCGTCAATCCGAGGAGCTCTTCGGCGAATTCAAGCAGAGTGCCCTGAGCAGTGGCATCATGGTCGTGGATATTACCGGCTACGGCACCTACGGCTGGGCCACCACCACCCCCGTGCGCAATCTGGAAGACGCTAAAAAAGTCAATTTCCGCATTGCCCAGGCGCCGGTGAATACCGATATCTACAAGAGCTGGGGTCTTAAATTTACCGTCATGCCCTGGCCGGACGTCCCCCAGGCCCTGCAGACCGGGGTTATCAATGGGCTGGACCACACGCCGATTGTGTGCAACATCACCAAGAAGTTCGATGTCGCCAAATACTTTACTCAGGTCGACTACGCGCAAGGCCTTTTTGTTCACCTGATGAACAAGCGCTGGTTTGACAAACTGCCGCAGGATCTGCAGACCGTTCTCATCGATGTCATCGAGGAAGAGAGTGCCGCCTCCCGCGACCGCACCAGAACTCAGCATGACGAACAGGTGGCGGCCGCCAAGGCCAAGGGGGTCGAATTTTTCGCCCTTTCCGCCGAGGACCGTGCCCGCCTGGTTGAAATGGCCGCTCCCGTATATGAATCCTGGGGAGCGAAGATCGGTCCCGACTACCTGCAAAAAGTACGCACTGTTCTTGGCCCCTAA
- a CDS encoding TRAP transporter small permease, whose amino-acid sequence MIKKSFRIIDRIFAFVEDWSLFLTVAIALTTAMANVILRKTTSINLYWSDEVVRKVIFFSTYVGCSAAIRKRSLIRIDALPQLMPVLRKPLTLFSHLVVLLFGATMMWLGYQLTRQVYLDEYARTATLQIPEWYFYAVLPVIGFMMSVRTFIVMIEDWRGPLKD is encoded by the coding sequence ATGATCAAAAAAAGCTTTCGGATCATCGATCGGATCTTCGCCTTCGTGGAGGACTGGTCCCTTTTCCTGACGGTGGCGATCGCCCTGACCACCGCCATGGCCAATGTCATCCTGCGCAAGACCACCAGTATCAACCTCTACTGGTCCGACGAGGTGGTGCGCAAGGTCATTTTCTTTTCCACCTACGTCGGTTGCAGTGCCGCTATCCGCAAGCGATCCCTCATTCGCATCGATGCGCTGCCTCAGCTCATGCCTGTTTTGCGCAAACCCTTGACCCTGTTCAGTCACCTGGTGGTTCTGCTTTTTGGCGCCACTATGATGTGGCTCGGCTACCAGCTTACCCGGCAGGTCTATCTGGATGAGTACGCCCGTACGGCGACCCTGCAGATACCGGAGTGGTATTTTTACGCCGTGCTGCCTGTCATCGGCTTCATGATGTCTGTGCGTACGTTTATTGTCATGATTGAGGATTGGCGAGGCCCCCTCAAAGACTAG
- a CDS encoding YeeE/YedE thiosulfate transporter family protein — protein MDFLTEVRWSPYAVGIGLGVLSWFSFLVSGKPLACSTTFARLGGRILQALQGKGVENRPYYQKIGLKLGWQGLLVLGVVLGALVSALLSGDFHWQWVPNRWALAFGDSPLRRVVVALIGGIFLGFGARWAGGCTSGHGISGTLQLAVSSWISAICFFIGGILAAFGLFALAG, from the coding sequence ATGGATTTTCTCACGGAAGTACGCTGGTCACCCTATGCGGTCGGGATCGGTCTCGGGGTGTTGAGCTGGTTCAGTTTCCTCGTGTCGGGCAAGCCCCTCGCCTGTTCAACAACCTTCGCCCGCCTGGGCGGCCGCATCCTGCAGGCCCTCCAGGGCAAAGGCGTGGAAAATAGGCCCTATTATCAGAAAATCGGCCTCAAGCTGGGCTGGCAGGGGCTTCTCGTGTTGGGGGTCGTGCTGGGCGCGTTGGTCTCGGCGCTGCTGTCGGGGGATTTTCACTGGCAGTGGGTGCCGAACCGTTGGGCGCTGGCCTTTGGTGACAGTCCTCTCCGGCGCGTGGTCGTCGCCCTGATCGGCGGGATTTTCCTCGGTTTCGGCGCCCGCTGGGCCGGGGGTTGCACCAGCGGTCACGGCATCAGCGGCACCCTTCAACTCGCCGTTTCCAGCTGGATATCGGCCATCTGCTTCTTTATCGGCGGCATCCTGGCGGCCTTCGGGCTCTTCGCTCTGGCCGGATAG
- a CDS encoding sulfite exporter TauE/SafE family protein, with the protein MTFWLLYLATGAFTGIFAGLLGVGGGLIVVPLLTFVFTSQQMPEAYILHLALGTSLASIILTSISSFRAHHARGAVHWGVVRGISLGILTGTFFGSWVAAQLSGRFLSAFFVVFLYTVSLRMFFNVRPQASMTLPKPAGLFAIGNVIGGVSSLVGIGGGSLSVPFLVRCNLPVHTAVGTSAAIGFPIAVAGTAGYVLNGLAVAELPAGSLGFVYLPALVGICLASVLTAPLGVRLAHSLPVARLKRIFALFLMVMGTRLLLGFF; encoded by the coding sequence TTGACTTTCTGGCTGCTTTATCTGGCCACAGGCGCCTTTACGGGGATTTTTGCCGGCCTGCTGGGCGTGGGCGGTGGTCTGATCGTCGTGCCGCTACTGACCTTTGTCTTCACCAGTCAGCAGATGCCCGAAGCCTATATTCTTCACCTTGCCCTCGGCACCTCCCTGGCCAGCATCATCCTGACCTCGATTTCCAGCTTCCGGGCGCATCACGCCCGCGGCGCCGTACACTGGGGGGTGGTGCGCGGCATCTCCCTGGGCATCCTCACCGGCACTTTTTTCGGTTCCTGGGTGGCGGCCCAGTTGAGCGGACGCTTTCTCAGCGCCTTTTTCGTGGTCTTCCTCTATACCGTGTCTCTGCGCATGTTTTTCAATGTCCGTCCCCAGGCTTCCATGACCCTGCCGAAGCCGGCCGGTCTGTTTGCGATAGGCAATGTCATCGGCGGCGTCTCCAGCCTGGTCGGCATCGGCGGTGGCAGTCTGTCCGTCCCCTTTCTCGTGCGCTGCAACCTGCCGGTCCACACGGCTGTCGGCACTTCCGCCGCCATCGGCTTTCCCATCGCCGTGGCCGGTACCGCCGGCTATGTTCTCAACGGGTTGGCTGTGGCCGAACTCCCGGCCGGCAGCCTCGGCTTTGTCTATCTTCCTGCCCTGGTCGGCATCTGCTTGGCCAGTGTGCTGACGGCCCCCTTGGGGGTGCGACTGGCCCACAGTCTGCCGGTGGCGCGGCTCAAGCGGATTTTCGCCCTCTTCCTCATGGTCATGGGCACCCGCCTGCTGCTCGGTTTCTTCTAG
- a CDS encoding MBL fold metallo-hydrolase, with product MLLKHYFVEKIAHSSYLLAGQKNCAIIDPQRDIDVYLQEARALGVKITHILQTHLHADFVSGHMDLAQKTGAKIYVARSANCTFDHVPLVEGDRVELEDMRLEVLETPGHTPEHLSYVVVDTSRADSPIGVFVGDTLFVGDVGRPDLFPDQARQLAGKLYHSLHDKLLKLPDYCEVYPAHGAGSLCGRSMGAKWRSTIGYERRFNNALQIDNKDAFIKSLTEDMPPAPDHFSRCSDINRQGPARLAELPALEELDAAQFNARLQDSGLEVLDARSYHAFSSQHVPGAWHLDLKGNFPTFAGWVLPTGRDILLVADDYAKAKEALRWARRVGVDRIVGILAGSMSAWATSGLSSNSFRQASTEELHERMQGDSNFVLLDVRAPLEFADSHIEGAVNIPVAELRSRHQELDQDKDIYVICSSGNRSSLGASILAKHGFRQLFNVAGGLTGYSAAGFVKECRACVNPHGSRFYSSVIDGKQDWNEEN from the coding sequence ATGCTACTCAAGCACTATTTCGTGGAAAAGATTGCGCACAGCTCTTATCTGCTGGCCGGGCAGAAAAACTGTGCCATTATCGACCCTCAACGCGATATCGATGTCTACCTCCAGGAAGCCCGCGCCCTGGGGGTTAAGATCACTCACATTCTACAGACGCACCTGCACGCTGACTTTGTTTCCGGGCATATGGATCTGGCCCAGAAGACGGGGGCCAAAATTTACGTGGCCCGTTCGGCCAACTGTACCTTTGATCATGTTCCGCTGGTGGAAGGGGACCGGGTGGAGCTGGAGGATATGCGCCTGGAGGTGCTGGAGACGCCAGGCCATACCCCCGAACACCTGAGCTACGTGGTGGTGGATACCTCCCGCGCTGACAGTCCCATCGGCGTTTTCGTCGGCGACACCCTTTTTGTCGGCGATGTTGGGCGGCCCGATCTCTTTCCCGACCAGGCCCGGCAGCTGGCTGGCAAGCTCTATCACAGCCTGCACGACAAACTTCTGAAGCTGCCTGACTATTGCGAAGTCTACCCCGCCCATGGGGCCGGTTCCCTGTGCGGGCGGTCCATGGGCGCCAAGTGGCGCAGCACTATCGGTTACGAGCGCCGCTTCAATAATGCCCTGCAGATTGACAACAAGGACGCTTTTATCAAATCCCTCACCGAGGATATGCCGCCGGCACCCGATCACTTCAGCCGCTGCAGCGATATCAACCGGCAGGGGCCGGCGCGGCTGGCTGAGCTACCCGCTCTGGAAGAGCTGGACGCGGCCCAGTTCAACGCCCGCCTGCAGGACTCCGGCCTCGAGGTTCTGGACGCCCGCAGCTATCACGCCTTTAGCAGCCAGCATGTTCCGGGGGCCTGGCACCTCGATCTCAAGGGGAATTTCCCAACCTTCGCCGGCTGGGTGCTGCCGACGGGCCGGGACATTCTGCTGGTGGCCGATGACTATGCGAAGGCGAAGGAGGCCCTGCGCTGGGCCCGGCGTGTGGGGGTGGATCGCATTGTCGGAATCCTGGCCGGCAGCATGTCGGCCTGGGCCACCTCCGGCCTGAGCTCCAACTCCTTCCGGCAGGCCTCAACCGAAGAGCTGCATGAGCGCATGCAGGGGGACTCGAACTTTGTCCTTCTCGATGTGCGGGCACCTCTCGAATTTGCGGACAGCCATATCGAGGGGGCCGTCAATATACCGGTGGCGGAGTTGCGCAGCCGCCACCAGGAGCTCGACCAGGACAAGGATATTTATGTGATCTGCAGCTCGGGCAACCGCTCCAGCCTGGGGGCCAGCATCCTGGCAAAACACGGCTTCAGGCAGCTGTTCAACGTGGCGGGCGGGCTCACTGGCTACAGTGCCGCCGGGTTCGTCAAGGAGTGCCGGGCCTGTGTCAATCCCCACGGTTCGCGTTTTTATTCCAGCGTGATCGATGGCAAGCAGGACTGGAACGAAGAGAATTGA
- a CDS encoding universal stress protein: MDPRILVPIDGSTTSEKTMLAILADRERFPLPLVLLHVLDIDKFAYRMIPDFQVDMIRENARRAGELLLQKQLPRFLDAGFQAETRLEMGSPREVVTRLANEENIALVVLGRRRQGEVRDILFGSVSNYVLHHVRCPVLLF, encoded by the coding sequence ATGGACCCCAGAATTCTTGTTCCCATCGACGGCTCCACGACTTCCGAGAAAACTATGCTGGCGATCCTGGCGGACAGGGAACGTTTTCCGCTGCCACTGGTGCTGCTGCACGTGCTGGATATCGACAAGTTCGCCTATCGCATGATTCCCGATTTTCAGGTCGACATGATTCGGGAAAACGCCCGCAGAGCCGGCGAACTGCTCCTGCAGAAGCAGCTTCCGCGTTTCCTCGACGCCGGCTTTCAGGCTGAAACCCGCCTGGAAATGGGCTCCCCGCGGGAAGTGGTCACGCGCCTCGCCAACGAAGAAAACATTGCCCTGGTTGTCCTGGGGCGGCGCCGGCAGGGGGAAGTCCGGGATATTCTGTTCGGTTCTGTTTCCAACTACGTTCTGCACCATGTCCGCTGCCCGGTACTGCTTTTCTGA
- a CDS encoding TRAP transporter large permease, which yields MEANHLLILAILIGALATTVPVFMALFFTGLVGLTFLVGIDPQIVVEVLYRSMDKFALIVVLFFVLCGNIMTTGSIVQKLIKTANVVVGFLPGGLAMAGILACGFFGAISGSTVATVVAIGGFMIPALIQNGYEEEFSVGVMTTAPILGVIIPPSIAMILYAMVTNDSVEALFLTGFLPGLLIMVAMSLYAYFFCKNKGLVTQKKPTFKELLAVLKESIWALLLPVLIFGGIYSGLFTANEAAVVACFYAFFVEIAIHRDMKFGDIKKVVVSSAITSATLLIIVAGASVFGEYLTFEQIPDRIANAVVANIESPLVFLLAVNILLLVIGMFMDIISATLILTPIFLPLLAKFGIDSLHFGLLMTINLGIGYCTPPLGVSLYISGAVVDRDLLYVSRAVMPFLLIQIALLLVFTYWADLVLLLPRLIYGYGS from the coding sequence ATGGAAGCCAATCATCTGCTTATCCTTGCCATTCTTATCGGCGCCCTGGCTACCACGGTGCCCGTCTTCATGGCGCTCTTTTTTACCGGGCTCGTCGGTCTGACCTTTCTCGTGGGTATCGACCCGCAGATCGTGGTCGAGGTGCTTTACCGCAGCATGGACAAGTTCGCGCTCATTGTGGTCCTCTTCTTTGTGCTCTGCGGTAATATCATGACGACTGGCAGCATCGTGCAGAAGCTCATCAAGACGGCCAACGTGGTGGTAGGCTTCCTGCCCGGCGGCCTCGCCATGGCCGGCATTCTCGCCTGCGGCTTTTTCGGCGCCATCTCAGGCTCCACCGTAGCCACTGTGGTCGCCATCGGCGGCTTCATGATCCCGGCCCTTATCCAAAACGGCTATGAGGAGGAATTCAGCGTCGGCGTCATGACCACGGCACCCATCCTGGGCGTCATCATTCCCCCTTCCATCGCCATGATTCTCTACGCCATGGTCACCAACGATTCGGTAGAAGCACTGTTTCTCACCGGTTTTCTGCCGGGCTTGCTCATTATGGTCGCCATGTCCCTCTATGCCTACTTCTTCTGCAAAAACAAGGGCCTGGTTACCCAAAAAAAACCAACCTTTAAAGAGCTTCTGGCAGTTCTGAAAGAAAGTATCTGGGCCCTGCTGCTGCCCGTGCTGATTTTTGGCGGTATTTACTCAGGCCTGTTCACCGCCAACGAGGCGGCGGTGGTGGCCTGCTTCTACGCCTTTTTCGTCGAAATCGCTATTCATCGGGACATGAAATTCGGCGACATCAAGAAAGTCGTGGTCTCCTCGGCAATCACCTCGGCGACCCTGCTGATCATCGTCGCCGGCGCCTCGGTCTTTGGCGAGTACCTGACCTTCGAACAGATACCGGATCGCATCGCCAACGCCGTCGTTGCCAATATTGAGTCCCCTCTGGTCTTTCTGCTGGCGGTCAATATCCTGCTGCTGGTGATCGGCATGTTCATGGACATCATCTCGGCGACCTTGATCCTGACCCCGATCTTCCTCCCCCTGCTGGCCAAGTTCGGCATCGACAGCCTCCACTTCGGCCTGCTCATGACCATCAACCTGGGCATAGGCTACTGCACTCCACCCTTGGGAGTCAGCCTGTACATATCCGGCGCCGTGGTGGATCGGGATCTACTCTATGTCAGCCGTGCCGTCATGCCCTTTTTGCTGATCCAGATCGCCCTGCTGCTGGTGTTTACCTACTGGGCCGACCTCGTCCTGCTGCTGCCGCGCCTCATCTACGGCTACGGAAGCTGA
- a CDS encoding SLC13 family permease, with protein MTQDQILIIAILLVTIVLFLWGRWRHDIVAGGALLACVIAGLVPAGEAFLGFGHPAVITVACVLVLSQGLQMTGAVDALAQKVLPSSAGPIMTITALTALGAVLSAFMNNVGALALLMPVAFQLADKKGLSPGRVLMPLSFGTILGGMTTLIGTPPNLIVASFRQTNGVNGFSMFDYTPVGLTVAVTGIIFIVLLGWRLVPIRKQEGISGFETGAYFTEVRIGEDSKVVDRPLRDLEHQLEEADAQIVGMVRHKMRVIAPNPRRLLHAGDILVIEADPEALAGLLSSLNLELEEAIASKKEDEEDGDQSNEAPLTAQVQAAATPTTGDKTEKEQQRHESEETVIQELVVMPNARLISRTATDLQLRTRYGLNLLALSRQGRRSIKRLRVTRILAGDLLLMQGSPEALSAFASEFSCVPLAARAIRIPDRRKALVATLTMLAAVGGAAFGLLPAAIAFAAGVLVMMTQRIIPLQKLYEAIDWPVIVLLAALIPVAGAMASTGTADLLAQGLLQNLAQGRPVLALALILITTMTLSDFMNNAATAAVMCPLSISTATQLNASPDAFLMAVAVGASCAFLTPIGHQNNTLILGPGGFRFGDYWRLGLPMEILVVAVSIPMLLWVWPL; from the coding sequence ATGACCCAGGATCAGATTCTGATTATTGCCATTTTGCTGGTGACTATTGTCCTTTTTCTTTGGGGCCGCTGGCGCCATGATATCGTAGCCGGCGGCGCTCTGCTGGCCTGTGTGATCGCCGGCTTAGTCCCAGCCGGAGAGGCTTTTCTCGGCTTCGGGCATCCCGCTGTCATCACCGTGGCTTGTGTACTGGTGCTGAGCCAGGGCTTGCAGATGACGGGTGCCGTCGATGCCCTGGCTCAGAAAGTCCTGCCCTCTTCCGCCGGGCCGATAATGACCATTACCGCCCTGACCGCTCTCGGCGCCGTTCTTTCTGCCTTCATGAACAATGTCGGCGCCCTGGCTCTGCTGATGCCGGTCGCCTTCCAGCTTGCCGACAAAAAAGGCCTTTCACCCGGCAGAGTCCTCATGCCCCTATCCTTTGGCACCATTCTCGGTGGCATGACCACCCTGATCGGCACTCCGCCGAACCTGATCGTCGCCAGCTTTCGCCAAACCAACGGGGTGAACGGATTTTCCATGTTCGACTACACGCCGGTAGGACTGACCGTCGCCGTAACCGGTATCATTTTTATTGTTTTGCTCGGCTGGCGCCTTGTTCCCATCCGAAAACAGGAAGGGATCAGCGGCTTCGAAACAGGCGCCTACTTTACCGAAGTGCGCATTGGCGAAGACAGCAAGGTCGTGGACAGGCCGCTGCGCGACCTGGAACACCAACTGGAGGAGGCCGATGCCCAGATCGTCGGTATGGTGCGCCACAAAATGCGGGTGATCGCCCCCAACCCGCGCCGGCTGCTGCACGCCGGCGACATTCTGGTCATCGAGGCCGACCCGGAAGCGCTGGCCGGCCTGCTCTCATCCCTGAATCTTGAACTGGAGGAAGCTATCGCTTCGAAAAAAGAGGACGAGGAGGACGGTGACCAGTCAAACGAGGCGCCCCTGACTGCCCAGGTCCAGGCCGCGGCAACGCCAACAACGGGCGATAAAACGGAGAAGGAACAGCAGCGGCACGAAAGTGAGGAAACGGTCATTCAGGAACTGGTGGTCATGCCCAACGCCCGGCTGATCAGTCGCACGGCAACCGATCTGCAGCTGCGCACCCGCTACGGTCTGAACCTGCTCGCCCTTTCGCGCCAGGGTCGCCGCTCCATCAAACGGCTGCGGGTCACGCGCATTCTGGCCGGCGACCTGTTGCTCATGCAGGGTTCACCGGAAGCCCTCTCCGCCTTTGCCTCCGAGTTCTCCTGCGTTCCGTTGGCGGCGCGCGCCATCCGCATCCCGGATCGCCGCAAGGCCCTGGTCGCCACCCTGACGATGCTGGCCGCGGTCGGCGGCGCCGCCTTTGGTCTGCTCCCCGCCGCCATCGCTTTTGCGGCAGGAGTCCTGGTGATGATGACTCAGCGGATTATTCCCCTGCAAAAGCTTTACGAAGCCATCGACTGGCCCGTTATCGTCCTGTTGGCCGCCCTTATTCCCGTGGCCGGCGCCATGGCCAGCACCGGCACCGCCGACCTGCTGGCCCAGGGCCTTCTGCAGAACCTGGCCCAGGGCCGGCCGGTTCTCGCTCTGGCCCTGATCCTCATCACGACCATGACTCTGTCCGATTTCATGAACAATGCCGCCACAGCGGCCGTCATGTGCCCCCTGTCCATCAGCACCGCGACGCAACTCAACGCCAGCCCCGACGCTTTTCTCATGGCTGTGGCCGTCGGCGCCTCCTGCGCTTTTCTCACCCCTATCGGCCACCAGAACAACACCCTGATTCTCGGCCCCGGCGGCTTTCGCTTTGGCGACTACTGGCGCCTGGGGCTACCCATGGAAATCCTCGTCGTTGCCGTCAGCATCCCCATGCTGCTGTGGGTCTGGCCCCTGTAA
- a CDS encoding cation:proton antiporter: MEVLRHHEITALFLALGLLLATARLLGETARRFNLPSVLGEILAGILWGPTIFGVLAPAAHTFLFPRTGGGAVAFDALTTLAIVLFLLVAGMEVNLSTVWRQGKVALWVALAGMLLPFALGFAVAWWLPGLVGYQPGVNPLAFALFMATALSISALPIIAKILMDLNIYRSDLGVTVVAAAVFNDLLGWLVFAVILGMLGASSGMPLAHTLWLTLVFTAAMLTVVPWVIHRLLPWIQAHASWPGGVLGFALSFGLLAAAFTEWIGIHAIFGSFLAGVALGHSSHLRERTRTTIDQFVSFIFAPLFFASIGLKVNFAANFDLLLTLTVLGLALSGKVIGSALGARLGGLSRRDSFAVGFGMSAQGTMGIILGVLALQYGLISEQVFVSLVVMALITSLVSGPMLQWILRLKKPRHFTDFLISRTFLCPLSCHTRTEAIQSLAKVVAEAYDLDSEAICEAVMAREQLMPTGIGNGLAVPHARLPDLKEPVVAVGLPVIGIDFDAPDDMPASIIFLILTPTMDNGAQLEILSDIATTFKAREVREKASGVTGFTEFLALVRSSQGH; this comes from the coding sequence ATGGAAGTTCTCCGTCACCATGAAATAACGGCCCTGTTCCTCGCTCTGGGGCTGCTGCTGGCCACGGCTCGCCTGCTGGGAGAGACGGCCCGCCGCTTCAACCTGCCATCCGTCCTCGGCGAGATTCTCGCCGGCATTCTGTGGGGGCCGACGATCTTCGGCGTCCTCGCCCCCGCCGCCCACACCTTTCTCTTCCCCCGTACAGGTGGTGGGGCCGTCGCCTTTGACGCCCTGACGACCCTGGCCATCGTCCTTTTTCTGTTGGTCGCCGGCATGGAGGTCAATCTTTCCACCGTATGGCGGCAGGGGAAGGTGGCCCTTTGGGTGGCCCTGGCCGGGATGCTGCTCCCCTTTGCCCTCGGCTTTGCGGTGGCCTGGTGGCTGCCGGGGCTGGTGGGCTATCAGCCCGGCGTCAATCCTCTGGCCTTTGCCCTCTTCATGGCCACAGCGCTTTCCATTTCGGCCCTGCCTATCATTGCCAAGATCCTGATGGATCTCAACATCTACCGTAGCGACCTGGGCGTGACGGTGGTGGCCGCGGCGGTTTTCAACGATCTGCTGGGCTGGCTCGTTTTTGCCGTGATTCTGGGGATGTTGGGGGCCAGCAGCGGCATGCCCCTGGCCCACACGCTCTGGCTCACTCTGGTCTTTACCGCCGCCATGCTCACGGTGGTCCCCTGGGTGATTCACCGTCTGCTCCCCTGGATTCAGGCCCATGCCAGCTGGCCCGGCGGGGTGCTTGGCTTTGCCCTCTCCTTCGGCCTGCTGGCGGCGGCCTTCACCGAGTGGATCGGCATTCACGCCATCTTCGGCTCTTTTCTGGCCGGGGTGGCTCTCGGTCACTCCAGTCACCTGCGGGAGCGTACCCGTACCACCATCGACCAGTTTGTCTCCTTTATCTTCGCGCCCCTCTTTTTTGCCAGCATCGGCCTCAAGGTGAATTTTGCCGCCAATTTCGATCTGCTACTGACCCTGACGGTTCTCGGCCTGGCCCTGAGCGGCAAGGTTATCGGCAGTGCACTGGGTGCGCGTCTGGGGGGGCTTTCGAGGCGCGACTCCTTCGCCGTGGGCTTCGGTATGAGTGCGCAGGGCACCATGGGGATTATCCTTGGTGTTCTCGCTCTGCAGTATGGATTGATCAGCGAGCAGGTCTTCGTCTCCCTCGTGGTGATGGCCCTCATCACCTCGCTGGTGAGCGGTCCGATGCTGCAATGGATTCTGCGTCTCAAAAAACCACGGCACTTTACGGATTTCCTGATATCGCGAACTTTCCTCTGTCCTCTGTCATGCCACACACGCACCGAGGCGATCCAGTCGCTGGCCAAGGTTGTCGCCGAAGCCTATGACCTGGACAGCGAGGCCATCTGCGAGGCGGTCATGGCGCGTGAGCAACTGATGCCCACAGGCATCGGGAATGGACTTGCCGTTCCCCATGCACGATTGCCCGATCTGAAAGAACCGGTGGTCGCCGTTGGGCTGCCAGTTATCGGCATCGATTTTGACGCCCCTGACGATATGCCGGCCAGTATCATTTTTCTCATTCTGACCCCGACCATGGATAACGGTGCGCAACTGGAGATTCTCTCCGACATTGCCACTACCTTCAAGGCGAGGGAGGTGCGTGAAAAAGCCAGCGGTGTCACGGGATTTACGGAGTTTCTCGCTCTGGTGCGCAGCAGCCAGGGGCACTGA
- a CDS encoding YeeE/YedE thiosulfate transporter family protein, whose protein sequence is MTRKPRQQGQSKEPSPKWGLLIGLIFGFLLHKGGATKYDVILGQLLLEDFTVLKIMLSAVVTGMIGVYFMKGRGWITLSPKAGSLGMNIPGGLLFGVGFAVLGYCPGTIAGAIGNGYLDALVGGLAGIIIGTALFAALYPRLQKGILQKGDFGDRTLPKLFRVNDWAVVAPVSLLIVLLLAWLESAGL, encoded by the coding sequence ATGACACGGAAACCAAGGCAACAAGGCCAGTCGAAGGAGCCTTCCCCGAAATGGGGGCTGCTTATCGGTCTTATTTTCGGTTTCCTCCTGCACAAAGGGGGCGCCACCAAATACGACGTCATCCTTGGCCAGCTCCTGCTGGAGGATTTTACCGTCCTCAAGATCATGCTCAGTGCCGTAGTGACCGGTATGATCGGCGTCTATTTCATGAAGGGCCGGGGCTGGATCACCCTCTCGCCCAAGGCGGGCTCGCTGGGCATGAACATCCCCGGAGGCCTCCTCTTCGGTGTGGGATTCGCTGTGCTCGGCTACTGCCCCGGCACCATCGCCGGGGCCATCGGCAACGGCTACCTTGATGCTCTGGTCGGCGGTCTGGCTGGGATCATCATCGGCACCGCTCTGTTTGCCGCACTCTATCCGAGGCTGCAGAAAGGTATCCTGCAAAAAGGCGACTTTGGCGATCGGACCTTACCGAAACTGTTCAGGGTCAATGACTGGGCCGTGGTGGCGCCGGTGTCCCTGCTTATCGTGCTGCTGCTGGCTTGGCTGGAAAGCGCCGGTCTTTAG